One window of the Candidatus Woesearchaeota archaeon genome contains the following:
- a CDS encoding thioredoxin family protein → MKIEILGPGCWKCKQLEANAKNAVEEAGVKAEITKVTEINKIIEYGVMATPAIVIDGKVKASGRIPDS, encoded by the coding sequence ATGAAAATCGAAATATTAGGACCAGGATGCTGGAAGTGCAAGCAACTTGAAGCGAATGCAAAGAACGCAGTTGAAGAAGCAGGCGTGAAAGCTGAAATAACTAAAGTCACAGAGATAAATAAGATTATCGAGTATGGCGTAATGGCAACTCCTGCGATTGTAATTGACGGAAAAGTCAAGGCATCTGGAAGAATTCCCGATTCT